One region of Halocalculus aciditolerans genomic DNA includes:
- a CDS encoding DUF2268 domain-containing putative Zn-dependent protease (predicted Zn-dependent protease with a strongly conserved HExxH motif), producing MADRLSPTTAEFREARGIIERSLAAAEARFPTETDVVVEIGWAGDDDIVDILDGAYGFASYPNRIEIEFNTAAPNWQASLKSTTAHEYAHVWGFERRGRESETKWEYVVEEAVTQHAAKQLVPEYQSPWWTRYNPETVAEYWDRIRAEELDRDSEDGGTLYVEPKDSGYPFGLGYSLSFQLGRTLLEEHDLPYLLDIDKSALVAAGDRLYRDD from the coding sequence ATGGCGGATCGTCTCTCACCGACGACGGCGGAGTTCCGGGAAGCGAGAGGGATTATCGAACGCTCGCTAGCCGCGGCAGAAGCACGGTTCCCGACAGAGACGGACGTCGTCGTCGAAATCGGGTGGGCTGGAGACGACGACATCGTCGATATTCTGGACGGAGCGTACGGGTTCGCGAGCTACCCGAACCGGATCGAAATCGAGTTCAACACGGCCGCGCCGAACTGGCAGGCCTCTCTCAAATCCACGACCGCTCACGAGTACGCGCACGTCTGGGGGTTCGAACGACGCGGCCGCGAGAGCGAGACGAAGTGGGAGTACGTCGTTGAGGAGGCCGTCACCCAGCACGCCGCGAAACAACTCGTCCCCGAGTATCAGTCACCGTGGTGGACGCGGTATAACCCGGAGACCGTCGCCGAGTACTGGGACCGGATCAGAGCGGAGGAACTCGACCGCGACAGCGAAGACGGGGGAACGCTCTACGTCGAACCGAAGGACAGCGGCTACCCGTTCGGACTCGGATACTCGCTCTCCTTCCAACTCGGCCGGACGCTCCTCGAGGAACACGATCTTCCCTATCTGCTCGACATCGACAAGTCGGCGCTCGTGGCCGCCGGTGACCGCCTCTACCGGGACGACTAG